One stretch of Podospora pseudoanserina strain CBS 124.78 chromosome 4, whole genome shotgun sequence DNA includes these proteins:
- the vip1 gene encoding Protein vip1 (antiSMASH:Cluster_3; EggNog:ENOG503NXRE; COG:A), whose protein sequence is MATTVYVKNIASNTEDKEIKDFFSFCGKINSIDVTSEGETKSATVNFEKETAARTALLLNHTKLGTNEISVTGGSSSDDAHPDDSTTDRSPDAGLTQEEKPRARVLAEILAHGYLVADTGLETAIQLDEKHGVTNKFVNTVKQLDERTHATDKAKAADASYGLTARANSLLTGLASYFEKATQSPTGKKLVDFYTTSSKQVQDIHAEARRLADLKKAEHGGNAYAASGLDKVFGRFTGGAAKSNEEVSGGAPANAAAVESETKPTAPAGTGESKVIH, encoded by the exons ATGGCGACAACTGTTTATGTCAAGAATATTGCCTCCAACaccgaggacaaggagatcaaggactTCTTTAGCTTCTG CGGCAAGATCAACTCCATCGACGTCACCTCCGAGGGCGAGACCAAGTCCGCGACCGTGAACTTCGAGAAGGAGACCGCCGCCCGCactgctctcctcctcaaccacaccaagcTCGGCACCAACGAAATCTCCGTCACCggcggctcctcctcggacGATGCCCATCCCGATGACTCCACCACCGATCGCTCCCCCGACGCTGGCCTGACACAAGAAGAGAAGCCCCGCGCCCGCGTCCTCGCTGAGATCCTCGCTCATGGCTACCTCGTCGCCGATACCGGTCTCGAAACAGCCATCCAGCTCGACGAGAAGCACGGCGTCACCAACAAGTTTGTCAACACCGTCAAGCAGCTCGATGAGCGCACCCACGCCACAGACAAGGCTAAGGCTGCCGATGCTAGCTACGGCTTGACCGCTAGAGCCAACTCTCTCCTCACTGGCCTCGCGTCGTACTTTGAGAAGGCTACCCAGAGCCCCACCGGCAAGAAGCTGGTTGACTTttacaccaccagctccaagCAGGTTCAAGATATTCACGCCGAGGCGAGACGGCTGGCGGACctgaagaaggccgagcACGGCGGGAATGCCTATGCTGCGTCGGGGCTTGATAAGGTCTTTGGCCGGTTTACTGGTGGCGCGGCCAAGTCTAATGAGGAGGTTTCTGGTGGTGCTCCTGCCaatgcggcggcggtggagagtGAGACTAAACCCACTGCGCCGGCTGGTACTGGGGAGTCGAAGGTCATTCACtaa
- a CDS encoding hypothetical protein (EggNog:ENOG503P8HE; antiSMASH:Cluster_3) yields the protein MEVLMSVTDLSVCIRSSASLLNQLFLDTNNAPQNTPSLQFLQDSQSFHHNSYNNHQTFNMSDRAAQSPPPEEQSGRQLNDPPASGKGTDDASNKEQTNKSGLENLSSNPKGPMDDEVTKKFAKNTKMGESQ from the exons ATGGAGGTGCTGATGTCAGTTACGGATCTTTCTGTGTGTATAAGAAGCTCTGCTTCACTTTTGAACCAGCTTTTCCTTGACACAAACAACGCACCTCAGAACACCCCTTCTCTACAATTTCTTCAGGACAGCCAATCCTTTCATCACAACTCttacaacaaccaccaaacctTCAACATGTCTGATCGCGCTGCCcagtcccctcctcctgaggAGCAGTCCGGAAGACAGCTCAATGACCCCCCAGCCAGCGGCAAGGGCACTGATGATGCTTCTAACAAGGAGCAAACCAACAAGAGTGGTCTCGAG AACTTGAGCTCCAACCCCAAGGGTCCAATGGACGACGAGGTCACCAAAAAGTTTGCCAAGAATACTAAGATGGGAGAGTCACAGTAA
- a CDS encoding hypothetical protein (EggNog:ENOG503P4XH; antiSMASH:Cluster_3) produces the protein MPDLNSVPPSPHFLSRRVSQQMPPPAPSSLILPSNQAAVHNPNSTSTPVLSSPQFPPPISQLPGSTMTTGDNTGVGSGPGPTRHPRPPTAAELHSELEKEQEARINRLTRELAALRALHNESVVSNASSTSATGTEPGDPRSGRHIRTLSNTSTRSNMGSVSTTSMAGISSPAPIRPSPYPTTALGGVALSRQGSTTSRRSRAGSPAPLVYGSSYSNEPTLANYFSSRVPHVSSSTSVLATPGSTCDLSPGLIPATDRYQETAFYREQLEATKRENDELKKRVRELERMVRARRGSDVSGSGATPSAGASRRVRSDSVSTTTSVAASVATSATGAGGISVAAQRRPRITSATSGQGDGGALEQEVRVGESASSSGLQRGVDFPAR, from the exons ATGCCCGACCTCAACTCCGTACCGCCTTCACCCCATTTCCTCTCGCGTCGTGTATCACAGCAGATGCCACCGCCAGCCCCCAGTTCGCTGATTCTGCCGTCAAACCAAGCCGCCGTGCACAACCCAAACAGCACATCCACTCCGGTACTGTCATCACCGCAATTTCCACCGCCCATCAGTCAATTGCCCGGCAGCACCATGACGACTGGCGACAACACTGGCGTTGGCTCCGGCCCCGGGCCAACTCGACACCCCCGGCCCCCAACTGCCGCAGAACTCCATTCCGAActtgagaaggagcaggaggctcGA ATCAACCGGCTTACCCGTGAACTCGCTGCCCTCAGGGCTCTCCACAACGAATCTGTCGTCTCCAATGCATCCTCGACCAGCGCTACCGGCACCGAGCCAGGCGATCCCCGTTCCGGTCGACACATTCGCACActctccaacaccagcacGCGAAGCAATATGGGTTCAGTCTCGACCACATCCATGGCCGGAATCTCGTCCCCCGCGCCTATCCGTCCGAGTCCTTATCCGACCACTGCCCTGGGCGGTGTTGCACTCTCCCGCCAAGGCAGTACCACTTCCCGCCGTAGTAGGGCTGGGTCACCAGCTCCTCTGGTGTACGGCTCCAGTTATTCCAACGAGCCGACTTTGGCCAACTACTTCTCTTCCAGGGTCCCACACGTGAGCAGCAGTACCTCTGTGCTCGCCACCCCTGGCTCCACATGCGACCTCTCGCCCGGTCTGATCCCGGCCACAGACCGTTATCAGGAGACGGCTTTCTACCGCGAGCAGCTCGAGGCCACTAAGCGAGAGAATGAtgagttgaagaagagagTCCGCGAGCTCGAGAGAATGGTTCGGGCCCGGAGAGGAAGTGATGTCAGTGGCTCGGGAGCCACACCCAGTGCAGGTGCCTCACGAAGGGTTAGAAGTGATAGTGTCAGCACGACAACAAGTGTTGCTGCCAGCGTAGCCACCAGTGCGACCGGAGCGGGTGGTATTAGTGTGGCTGCCCAGAGACGGCCGAGGATCACAAGTGCTACCAGCGGgcagggtgatggtggtgccttGGAGCAGGAAGTCCGAGTTGGGGAGAGTGCGTCGAGCTCCGGGTTGCaaaggggggtggatttTCCTGCGAGGTAA
- the ABHD8 gene encoding Protein abhd8 (MEROPS:MER0031614; EggNog:ENOG50KOG2382; antiSMASH:Cluster_3; COG:C; SMCOG1036:alpha/beta hydrolase fold protein) — protein sequence MPYFPSPTPGPSVSIYYIDESPPSSTPTHTCLLIPGITCDLSDWSWQVPFLLSKGFRVVTPDPRGQGRSSAPPTAVDEGIYTPENLSSDLSALLAHLDITSNVIVIGHSLGTCTSVHLAATNPDLVVGLVLLDPLHSMSSATCDELFSDPATTMQNLMVNFAAKGLVPIPPLGPEWDWHTTWIQRRGMAMDPSSIGAMTYACWTNKNGLGRKEVAMELSKGVKAKRLTLGCSEYWVGTDREMGVETVTVEGVGHWFHHVKAQETNKILEGWLEREGFC from the exons ATGCCAtacttcccctcccccacccctgGCCCCTCGGTCTCAATCTACTACATCGACGAatcccccccttcatcaaccccaacccacaccTGCCTCCTGATCCCAGGAATTACCTGCGACCTATCCGACTGGTCCTGGCAagtccccttcctcctctccaaaggCTTCCGGGTCGTCACCCCCGACCCCCGCGGACAAGGCCGCTCCTCCGCTCCCCCTACCGCTGTCGATGAAGGGATTTACACACCCGAGAATCTGTCCTCCGATTTATCCGCTCTGCTCGCCCACCTTGACATCACCTCCaacgtcatcgtcatcggtCACTCGTTGGGAACCTGCACGTCAGTCCACCTCGCTGCTACCAACCCAGACCTGGTGGTAGGGTTAGTCCTACTAGACCCCCTGCATTCCATGTCCTCCGCCACGTGTGACGAGCTGTTTTCCGACCCAGCAACAACGATGCAAAACCTGATGGTGAACTTTGCGGCTAAAGGGCTGGTTCCTATTCCACCGCTGGGGCCGGAGTGGGATTGGCATACGACTTGGATtcagaggagggggatg GCGATGGATCCAAGCAGTATTGGTGCGATGACATATGCCTGCTGGACGAACAAGAATGGATTGGGCaggaaggaggtggcgaTGGAGTTGTCCAAGGGGGTTAAGGCGAAGAGGCTGACGCTGGGGTGTAGTGAGTATTGGGTTGGGACGGacagggagatgggggttgagaCAGTGAccgtggagggggttgggcaTTGGTTTCATCATGTGAAGGCGCAGGAGACGAATAAAattttggaggggtggttggagagggaggggttttgCTGA
- a CDS encoding hypothetical protein (antiSMASH:Cluster_3): protein MRVNISSIPRSTILIEVLAEEDRSLFDKLDLTGMIRDNSKSDALSFHIKAFFDQLPLFPDDSTSSPPKPSPKKVAFSCDSPHYKSPTPSKLRKKNKLFGIPTVPTVKTHKQYTCPEATNPLSIIWPDNNNPLPTDSRQPTCHPHIRLSCTDPSPWITPDENPPTPCHHTSWYAATSTLAQHASKLLSLAFTKQNITTLFAPMANLAEAKTLELNILPKLHLAYSLYTAHVFITGRFKKFVIHICRHCTRSLTLANIQILEHKKPWTLLEHWLEKIKVVYDALNTMHLWLFVAAKKLDKAVKYLAEAGNVRMKGGDGMTRGEMLPLYRCMIEVRGWIRREAIQGVMEDKARVKEVVGRLMGVLHPLTGLGYDKAVVEALGGLWKVEQEEKEGDEKGEEGSDEEMADGREFEDLDDGAGDSDESNDSDDSDDSDDSDDSDDSDDSKDSGESDNSDGPDDEDQDEANSDEEMKDDETDIGEDEIADEGIEVSMSNSVEDDLGELNGDLDDDFDKEMEEQKFVIRKAILEAAVEVRSVCETWRNHAAFIQAIERGQLNDHQD, encoded by the exons ATGCGTGTAAATATTTCATCGATCCCGCGCTCAACGATCCTGATCGAGGTCCTAGCAGAGGAGGACCGGTCTCTCTTCGACAAGCTCGACTTAACGGGCATGATCCGAGACAACTCGAAATCCGACGCCCTCAGCTTTCACATCAAGGCTTTCTTCgaccaactccccctcttccctgACGATTC gacctcctctcctcccaaaccctcccccaagaaaGTGGCATTTTCTTGCGACTCTCCTCACTACaaatcacccaccccctccaagctACGCAAGAAAAATAAACTGTTCGGCATTCCCACAGTTCCTACAGTCAAAACCCACAAGCAATACACTTGCCCCGAAGCCACCAACCCGTTGTCCATCATCTGGcccgacaacaacaatcccctccccaccgatAGCCGCCAACCAACCTGCCACCCTCACATCCGCCTCTCTTGCACTGACCCCTCGCCCTGGATTACCCCCGACGAAAACCCTCCCACACCATGCCACCACACTTCCTGGTACGCCGCAACATCCACCCTCGCTCAGCATGCCTCCAAGCTCCTATCGTTAGCCTTCACCAAACAAAATATAACCACTCTCTTCGCCCCCATGGCCAACCTAGCCGAAGCCAAAACCCTCGAGCTgaacatcctccccaagctccaCCTCGCGTACAGCCTCTACACCGCCCACGTCTTCATCACCGGCCGCTTCAAAAAGTTCGTCATCCACATCTGTCGGCACTGCACCAGATCCCTCACCCTGGCCAACATCCAGATCCTCGAACACAAGAAGCCGTGGACTCTGCTGGAACATTGGCTCGAGAAGATCAAAGTGGTATACGATGCTCTGAATACAATGCATCTCTGGCTCTTCGTGGCGGCTAAAAAGCTGGACAAAGCAGTCAAATATCTCGCCGAGGCTGGCAATGTGaggatgaaggggggggatggcatgacgaggggggagatgcTGCCTTTGTATCGGTGTATGATTGAGGTTAGGGGGTGGATCAGGAGGGAAGCGATACAAGGTGTCATGGAGGATAAGGCGCGTGTcaaggaggttgtggggaggttgatgggggtttTGCATCCTTTGACGGGGTTGGGATATGACAAGGCTGTGGTGGAGGCGctggggggtttgtggaaggtggagcaagaggagaaagagggtgatgagaaaggggaggaaggtagtgatgaggagatggcggACGGCAGAGAGTTTGAGgatcttgatgatggtgctggtgacTCTGATGAATCTAACGACTCTGACGACTCTGACGACTCTGACGACTCCGACGACTCTGACGACTCCGACGACTCTAAAGACTCCGGCGAGTCTGATAACTCTGATGGGCCGGACGATGAAGACCAGGATGAAGCTAACTCtgatgaggagatgaaggatgaTGAGACAGAtattggcgaggatgagattGCTGACGAGGGTATCGAGGTCTCGATGAGCAATTctgtggaggatgatttggggGAGTTGAACGGTGATTTGGATGACGATTTTGAcaaggagatggaagagCAAAAGTTTGTGATCCGCAAGGCAATCTTGGAAGCTGCGGTCGAGGTTCGCTCGGTTTGTGAGACGTGGAGGAACCATGCGGCTTTCATTCAGGCTATTGAAAGGGGACAGCTGAATGACCACCAGGATTAG
- a CDS encoding hypothetical protein (antiSMASH:Cluster_3) — protein sequence MPDLPQANHLCPTFNRNSCDKTPQLYNSCVFSTPSTPPNTFTMADQYQSGHQEVIPCLLSDYDDDVEAHRESFQAFMTRQAEEHWAAEISSLDIEGSADRIATVIEQEVNRLAKKLDVIATAMAAEADGTQANRLLAMIPTKLNLMARLEDLAFSRLQPVEGLAERPLAIEDVSPSTSQGSTQCEISGRLDGYDRHVSQTPIKKRSESPIKIESPTPTKRRRVNFSEDGASRVSEPTPALSHALHASSPSLPQALLTKGGNSSSGHQDPSPSPLLSQSKNAPAHHATPSNQRYDLSKAAPPSAKKKPAQTKKPAQASKPCHGKPLCISRANLHEVQHREWIFNFQSSGWINRRKNAIKAETNIDFLIQRAFEEAASTIRSSLIAKFTQTIYKQLPHLIASHLGPCLTDYEVEIQELGSRFVSIPGVPSVQNGECGGLKDRFKEVLRKVGNDIPRGYWASTGAVDGGDDGEGVIDVILVLSDYEKDTSQGNSGQGDDDAEEEPAGDVIKTTMRGVRHASTGRSGRGGGLAGEKTLGRRKPRLLVSGYAQTSQGRVERPAKRVGRPPTRHAREVGKDLEPHGGPEVEVVGEETIQAIVGSYVKPSGRMKEMAKMKSVRPLVDSLPA from the exons ATGCCTGATCTTCCACAGGCAAACCATCTCTGCCCCACCTTCAACAGAAACTCTTGTGACAAAACACCTCAACTCTACAACTCTTGTGTCTTTTCAactccttccactcctccaAACACCTTCACCATGGCGGATCAATACCAGTCCGGCCATCAAGAGGTCATTCCATGCCTTTTGAGCGACTACGATGACGATGTGGAGGCCCATCGCGAAAGCTTCCAGGCGTTCATGACAAGACAGGCCGAGGAGCATTGGGCGGCCGAAATCAGCTCTCTGGATATCGAAGGGTCCGCCGACAGAATCGCCACTGTTATCGAGCAGGAAGTCAATAGACtcgccaagaagctcgaTGTGATCGCAACGGCTATGGCTGCTGAGGCCGACGGTACCCAGGCAAACCGACTGCTCGCCATGATTCCAACCAAGTTGAACCTGATGGCCAGGCTTGAGGACTTGGCCTTCTCTCGGCTTCAGCCAGTTGAGGGATTGGCTGAGCGGCCACTGGCCATTGAGGACGTGTCTCCGTCAACTTCACAAGGCTCAACCCAGTGTGAGATTTCGGGGCGGCTAGATGGCTACGACCGA CATGTCAGCCAGACTCCCATTAAGAAACGCAGCGAGAGCCCGATCAAGATTGAATCACCTACCCCGACCAAGCGTCGCCGAGTCAATTTTTCAGAGGACGGGGCATCCCGGGTGTCTGAGCCTACGCCAGCCCTGTCCCATGCTCTGCATgcttcctccccttcgtTGCCGcaagccctcctcaccaaagGTGGAAACTCTAGTTCGGGACATCAGGAtccatcgccatcacctTTGCTATCCCAATCAAAGAATGCGCCTGCTCACCATGCAACACCTTCCAATCAGCGATACGACCTTTCTAAGGCCGCCCCACCATctgcgaagaagaagccagcACAAACCAAGAAGCCAGCCCAGGCTTCAAAGCCTTGTCACGGAAAACCACTCTGCATATCTAGAGCTAACCTTCACGAGGTTCAGCACCGCGAGTGGATTTTCAATTTTCAGAGCTCCGGCTG GATCAACCGCCGGAAAAACGCCATCAAGGCAGAAACTAACATCGATTTTCTCATCCAACGTGCCTTCGAGGAAGCGGCCTCTACTATACGCAGTAGTCTCATCGCCAAATTCACACAGACGATCTACAAACAACTTCCCCATCTCATCGCCAGCCATCTTGGGCCTTGCCTCACCGACTATGAGGTTGAGATCCAGGAGCTTGGGTCTCGTTTTGTCTCCATACCCGGTGTGCCTTCTGTTCAAAATGGCGAGTGTGGGGGCCTGAAAGACCGATTCAAGGAGGTTCTTCGCAAGGTGGGAAACGACATCCCCCGCGGGTACTGGGCATCAACGGGTGCGGtagatggtggagatgatggcgagggggtaATCGATGTCATTCTCGTGCTGAGTGATTATGAGAAAGACACAAGCCAGGGTAACTCAGGCCAGGGCGATGacgacgccgaggaggaacCTGCAGGTGATGTGATCAAAACTACGATGCGAGGAGTCAGGCACGCGAGCACAGGGAGaagcggaagaggaggagggttggcTGGGGAAAAGACATTGGGTAGGAGGAAACCAAGGCTCCTGGTGTCGGGGTACGCTCAAACATCGCAAGGGCGGGTGGAAAGACCGGCGAAACGTGTTGGACGGCCTCCTACACGTCACGCAAGAGAGGTAGGGAAAGATTTGGAACCTCATGGTGGAcctgaggttgaggttgttggggaagaGACAATTCAGGCCATTGTCGGCAGTTACGTCAAACCCTCGGGGCggatgaaggagatggcgaaAATGAAG TCTGTTAGGCCTTTGGTGGATTCATTACCCGCCTGA
- a CDS encoding hypothetical protein (SMCOG1042:O-methyltransferase; antiSMASH:Cluster_3; COG:S; EggNog:ENOG503NY60), which translates to MSDTAENVSILALAEGILSKTKEITAYLQSNNLPASTFSPSSASPPNKADYRELQGSLRTLLEDLQRLVDGPALFYRHFLMRGYEIAAFQIALDFDFFTLIPAEGEISVEELAKKAGLDTDRTGRVVRLLITHRFFQERRKGYFSHNSFSYALQQDDEVRSMVHYSFDEMIKAAAESSVALKATPNESDSVHCPFYARHGVPIFRYYSKHPEHAGRFAKAMAGWRKMENSVTELRDNFNWGSIKGNVVDIGGGSGHVALILARTFPHLNFIVQDESDDMLAQGQRLLTDDVRNRVSFSRASFFEPQPYKGASAYLIRQCTHNWADHDVVTMFRSVVPGLEGSPEGTPLLINDIVLPEPGTVPRYWEREMRQADMVMLVSFGAKQRTKQEFEKLLKEADERYEIRKVHDKGALGLLEVHLRR; encoded by the exons ATGTCCGACACCGCCGAAAAcgtctccatcctcgccctggCCGAGggcatcctctccaaaaccaaAGAAATCACCGCCTACCTCCaatccaacaacctccccgcctccaccttctccccctcctccgcctcaccCCCCAACAAGGCAGACTACCGCGAGCTCCAAGGCAGCCTCCGCACCCTCCTAGAAGACCTCCAGCGTCTCGTCGACGGACCAGCGCTCTTCTACCGCCACTTCCTCATGCGGGGCTACGAAATCGCCGCATTCCAAATCGCCCTCGACTTTGACTTCTTCACGCTTATCCCAGCCGAGGGGGAAATCTCCGTGGAGGAACTCGCAAAAAAGGCAGGTTTGGACACCGACAGGACaggaagggtggtgaggttgttgataaCCCATCGGTTCTttcaggagaggaggaaggggtatTTCTCGCATAATTCGTTCTCTTATGCGCTGCagcaggatgatgaggttagGTCTATGGTGCATTATTC GTTTGacgagatgatcaaggcaGCGGCCGAGTCGAGTGTTGCTCTGAAGGCGACTCCCAATGAGTCTGACAGTGTGCATTGCCCGTTTTACGCCAGACATGGGGTGCCGATTTTTAGGTATTATTCCAAGCACCCGGAACATGCTGGGAGGTTTGCGAAGGCGATGGctgggtggaggaaga TGGAAAACAGCGTCACCGAATTGCGTGATAACTTCAACTGGGGAAGCATCAAGGGAAACGTGGTAGATATCGGCGGTGGAAGCGGCCATGTCGCTCTCATTCTCGCTCGA ACCTTCCCCCATCTCAACTTCATCGTCCAGGATGAATCCGACGATATGCTCGCCCAAGGCCAACGCCTCCTCACCGACGATGTCCGTAACCGCGTGTCGTTCTCTCGGGCAAGCTTCTTCGAGCCTCAGCCATACAAAGGCGCTTCGGCATACCTCATCCGGCAGTGTACCCACAACTGGGCAGATCACGACGTTGTCACAATGTTCAGATCGGTGGTTCCTGGGCTTGAGGGTTCACCAGAGGGCACACCACTGTTGATCAACGATATTGTGCTGCCTGAGCCGGGGACAGTCCCGAGGTATTGGGAGAGGGAAATGAGGCAGGCCGAtatggtgatgttggtgagcTTTGGCGCTAAGCAGAGGACAAAACaggagtttgagaagctgTTGAAGGAAGCGGATGAAAGGTATGAGATTCGAAAGGTGCATGATAAGGGGGcattggggttgttggaggttCACTTGAGAAGGTGA